From Loxodonta africana isolate mLoxAfr1 chromosome 16, mLoxAfr1.hap2, whole genome shotgun sequence:
ACTTGTCCCTGTCCCCACCCCAGGTGGCCCTTCCATCACCCATAATCTTTCTGACCACCCCGGACGCACACAGACCCTAGAACCAGGAGTAACAGCAGAGGCAAGCTGAGGCACGCCTGGGCTTGAGGCCCAAGGAACCCTCAAGATCCGGCTGTTGGGGGTGGTAGGCCATGTGGGGGTCGTGTGGAACACAGAACATGGGCAATGTCCTCCGGGGTTCTGGGCAGCGGGGCATTGACTCAGGCTCTGTTCCAGGCCTTTCCCAGATATGAAGAGTTCATGAATCGCTTGGTGTCAGCCATTGACCCCCTGCTGGATGTAGCCCCAGTGGATGTGGCAGCTTTCCAGCATGGCTCCTTGCTTAAAAGGCTCAAGTCACTCTTCACCCTCAAGCCGCTGCTGCAGGCAGGTGGGTCCAAAGTGCAGGTATTAGGGTGCGATGAGTGACCTCATGGAGCAGGCTGAGCCTGTTTTCTCAATGACTGGACACAAGGCTGGGTCTCCAAGGCAGCTGGCCAACTGTTAGTCAGGGGTGCTTGGAGCACTTTATTGAAAAGGTCTTGGTCTGAGAGCCCTAGAGTAAAGCCTGAGATAAAGGAATACATGCAAGTACCTAGTTTATTTTGAAAGGTAACCCCAGGGCACAAAATGAGGGGAAGGGAGGAGTGAACTGGAAAGAGGGAAATCAATACCAAGGTGTTACTATGTGGGCTGCCGCTGTGGCTGATGAGGGGCTGGACCCTCTAAGAAGCCTTGTGAAATGTATTTCAAGACAATTTCCAGGAGAAAAAATGGGAGAAACGTTTATGTTTGGGGTTCTGTCCCCCACTAGTCAAAGGTTTCCCCATGCACCATTAATTCTCACACTTGTGAGCTGCATATCTCTGACTGCCAAGTGGGTTCCTGGGGTTGTCCTGTCACAGTGCCGGAGAAGCCCGGGGCAGCCATGAAGAGGGGCATCTTACAGGCCTGAAGTGAGATGCTGTTGAGGTATCTCTTGTGTGAAGCTGTCCAAAGCCTATGTGGAACTAGTCATCACAGCCATGACCAGAATAAGAGATAGGGGCCTAGAGTGTTTGAAGAGATGTCCCATACACAGAGGATGCTAAATCTGGGCTCAGCAAGAAAGAGTTCTCTGATcaattagtgatgtctgccatgAGTTTGGCCAGGGAAGTTTCAGCAACCATGGTATTATTTCCCACCGTTCCTCTAGGGGCTACAGAGCAGATTCATTTCTATAttctagaaaaatacagaatgagcTATATGTGATCACAAAATTGTTGCATAGCAAACAATGACAGTATTCCAGAAACTTATAAACATttgtttctcatgtatctgtgtGGTTTGGCTGAGCCCAAGTTGGGCTCAGCTGATCTGGTCTGGTCTCATACATATGTTTATGGTGGGGCGGAGTAGCTGGAACAGCTCTGCTCCACATGCCTCACGTCCTCGTCATGAAAGCAGCAGGCTAGTCCAGGGTGGGCATGGCCTTCTCACGTCAATGGGAGAAGCTCAGAGGGCAAGGCCCATTTCAAGCGTCTGCTTGGATCTCATCTGCAAACATTCCATTGGCCAAGCCAGTCAAGACTCACGGATGAGCCCAGGGTCAAGGGACAGAGCAGGTCTACCCAcctatgttggaaggcactgcagagttacatggcaaaagggtaGATATGGGAGGGATGAAGAAACAGAGCCTGTGAAATCTACCACAAATGCCAAAAGTAGACATTGCCTCTCAGGTTAGCAGGAAAAAGTTCAAGGAGCTTCatgcaataaacatttattgagcaattgCTACGAGTCAGACACTAAGCTAAGCACTGGGACAacaatggctagagatcatggtccctgccctcaaggtcTTATTGCCCAGTGATTCTCTGAGGTGGTCTGAATCAGTATCAGAGGAATGGGCTGGCAAAGCCAGCTGCTTCCCAGGTGTGAGCCTTTTACAGAGCTCAAAGTAAGAGAGTGAGGTACAAGTTCAAATTTTTCCAAAAAataattaaaccagttgccatcacatcaattacaactcatggtgatcccaggggtgtcagagcagaactgtgctacataaggttttcaatgactgattttttttttagaagtagatctccaggcctttcttccaaggtacttctgggtggactcaacttTTTGGCTAGGAGCCAAGGACATTActcatttgcaccattcagggactccccAAAAATAATACCAATGGCTAAAATGTAATAAGTACCTATTAATTTGCACATGCTTTACAAacctaatttaatcctcacattaGCTCTATGGAGTATCCagtattactcccattttacagataaggaaataggttcagagatgttaaaaaaaCATGCCCAAGGCTGTCAGCTAGTAAAACCTGCATTCATTATGGAAGCTCCTCCCATCACAAATTCTCCCAGCCCCCCTCCATTCTTTTATCCACGGGGACCAGATTAAAGGGTTTCCTCAGTACCCACCTCAATTTACGCTTTCTGGGTCTTCTCATTCAGGCCTCACCCTGGGAGCCCAGCTTCCCCAGTATTACCAGGTCCTTACGGCACCCATTACCAAGGTGAGTGGCCCCCCGCCTCAGGCCGACAGTGTGGACGTAGGGGGACTTGTTCCCACTGAGGCTTCTGAGCCCTTCTCCCTGCTGCTTTGCCGCCCCAGGTGCTAGATCAGTGGTTTGAGTCCGAGCCTCTAAAAGCCACTCTGGCAACAGATGCTGTGATTGGAGCCATGACCAGCCCTCGCACTCCAGGGAGTGGGTGAGTGAGGTGCGGGGGCAGGCagcaggagaggagggaggcaggggaGAGTTTAAGGGTCAGGCAGGCAAATTTCCTAACAACAGCTGTAGTAACACTGGCAGTAGCGACAACAGCAACTGTCATTTACTGAGCTGCCAACAATTAGCCAGGCACTAAGCCCAGCACTTCATACACCGTTGATGTAAGCCTCAAACAGCACGGAGGAGCTGTGCTTCAGAGAAGGGAAGCATCCTGCCCCAACCCACACAACTAGTAAGTGCCAGAGCTGACTTCTAACCCAACTTGTCTGACTCCCAAAGATCTTCCTTAGCCAACATtccctgttgctgtcaggtgcctggtgaccccacatgacagagtagaactgtcccgtagagttacctaggctgtaatctttacagaagcagattgccaggtctttctcctgagaagctgctggatgaatttgaactgccaaccttttggttagcagctaagcacttaaccactgcacccataCTGCTTCACTAAGACCTCTCCCTCACCTCCcactgtaatatttcaatgctaataccttctttccactctttcttcttctctttctcactCTTCCTCTCACTCTCATCTCCTTCCCTCCTGTGAAGCCCTgttgcccctccctcccccaccattcCTTTCCCTGGGTCCCAGGACAAGGTCACACACTGACACCATTGCATGGGTATGGGGAGCTACCTTTCTCTTTGTGGGTGAGGATGTGCTGACAGTCCAGGCCAAGAGCGAGCAGTCAGACACAGCCAAGCCTGTAGTTGTGGTGTGACTTAATGAGCCTCGTAGGAACAGGAGTGGaggggtgtgtgcgtgtgtgtgcgtacgtgtgtgtgtgcacgcgcgtgTTGAGGATGGAGGATGCTGCCGAGTGTTGGGCCACTTCCAAGCACCAGAAGATGCAGCTCAAAGCTGTCAACGTGGCTTTTCCGTGGAAGGATGAGAGCATCCCCTGGAAGCGGTTTTTCGATAGACATGAAGCCAGCCCCAAATTCCCCAGAGCCATGGAGTTTGGCAGCAGTCTTCACTCTTGGCCAAGTTTCGTGATCAACCAGCCTATCCGGATCTTCCAGCCGAGGCCTCCTGTCTTGTTCTCTTTGGCTTTCTGGAAGACTTAGCTACTGCCCAGTTTGTGAAATGTGCCTTCAAGTCATTTGTTTCTCCAGTGAATCTTTCAATGGTGGTGCACTTgcctgtgccaggtgctgggatACAGCAGTGGGCGAATCTGAAATCGAAAGCGGAGAGGTAGACACAGAGCAAGTAATGAAAATGAAGCACTGGAGTGTTATGATAGGTGCATACGTGAGGTAAAGCAGGGAGCCTTAACTTGGTCTAGACATCACTGGAGGCCTCCATGAAGAGAGCTGTTTAACTGAGACCTGAAGGACGTGGAGGAATTAGCTCAGTAAAAGACAAGGGAGGATGGGGGTTCCAGGCAGATGGAAGAGCACATGCAAATGCTGGGAGGTGAGAGACTCTGTGGTCCACTCGAGGGACCGCAGGAGTGTGGGGTGCAAGGGAGAGAATGAAGACAGATGAGGCTGTCAAGCAGGCAGGAGCCTTGGAGGCCATTTTAGGAGACTGGCGGTTACCTCGAGCAACAATAAGCCAGTCAAGGTTGTTAAAAGAGAAGTGACATGAGCATAGCTGGGGTTTGTGAAAGGGCTCCAGCTTCTATGCAGAGAAGGGCCTGCAGGGGAGACGGTGGTCCAATCAGGAGGCCATTACCGCAGCAGTTTCAGGAAGAGAAGAGGGGCCGAACCAGGGATGAGGCCAGAGTTAGAAACTTGGGCGTCACAGGCATATTGTTGGTAATAAAGCCATGCACATAGACACGTTTGCCTGAGGAGACAATGCAGAATCATAAGCCAAGGGCTTTTAGGAGAGCTCTGAGCTCATTGAAAGGCTAATGAGAAGGTACTGGATGTGGGCAGGGGGAGGCTGAAGATCTAAGACAGAGAGGAATATTTGCACCACAAACTCTGGGGAGATGACCTCCGACCTCTGGGCCCTGATTCTAATGATCTCTCTTCAGGTATGTGTTGCTGCATCACGTGATGGGGAGCCTAGAAGGGATGCCGGGGGCCTGGGGCTATGTCCAGGGCGGCATGGGTGCCATCTCTGATGCCATCGCAAACTCAGCCACAGCTCACGGAGCAAATATCTTCACTGAAAAGGTAAATGGCCCTCAAGGCTCTGCCCCAATGATGGACAAGGGTCCCAAGACAAACAAAGCCTCAGATTTGGAAGGTCCCTCCGTTCCTGATGAACAATGTGGGGCTTGGGATTGGGGACTTGCCCAAAGTTATGCTGCCTGTTAGGGGCTGAGCAACTAGTCACTTGGTCCATGTTCTTCTGATCACCCCCTTCCAGTCCGCTGGCCACTAACCCACATTTGGGTTGACCCTTTCCGTTGGAGGCGGTGGGTTGAAGGTGTCCCAAGGAGCTGTAGGTCTTGgcagggctggatttggggtggGGAGGCTGGGAGGGCCTGAGAGCAGCACAAACAAGGGCAATCCCCCAGGATCCAACCAGGATTTTCCCCTGGGGGGGTCTGGGGCCTCTCTCTGGGGGGCTTAGACAGTGGCCAAggtgcaggtgagcagtggaggCTGCGTCCAAGGAGTCGTGCTGCAGGACGGCACGGAGGTGAGGAGCAAAGTGGTGCTGTCCAACGCATCACCTCAGATCACCTTCCTGAAGCTGACGCCACAGGTGaggcctggggtggggagggaagatgGCTGCTAAGACAGGGGTCAGTAAAGAGGGGAGGGGTGTCAACGAACCAGATCTACATTGGGTGGGAGGGGACTGGGCAGCCTCTAGGCAGTGGGCCAGGGCCAAACCCCTCTTCAACTGGGGAAGCTagcccttctctctctttttcacctattgcaaaccaaaactaaacgcagtgctgtcgagtcaattccaattcatagtgaccctacaggacagagtagaactgccccatagagttttcacctATTGGGCAGGTAACAAATAGGAGAGGAGCCTCACAGGTGAGGAGAAAGGTCCAGAATGGTGAGATGACCTAGGCCACGTGGCTGGCAGTTGGCAGAGCCAGAGCTGGAACCCAGGTCTGACTTTCAATCCAGGGTTATTTCTACAGCTTTCCTACTATCCTGATCGCTCCCCTTCACCAGCCCTAATTCCATCACCTATATCAATTTGTTGCCTATGAAAGCTGCATAATTAACAACCACAGAACTTCAGGCATATACCAATGAATATTGATTAAGCACACAGATCTGGAGGGCTCAGCTGTTCTCGGCCATGTTCAGCTGATCTGGGCTCACTCATGCACCTGAGATCAGCTCGGGTCTAGTCGGTTCTGCTGATCTTGGCTGGGTCCATTCACATGCCTAGGGCCAGCTGGCTTGGGCTGATCGTGGATGGCTCCTGGTGGGATGACTGGGTGACTGGCTCTGTGCCACATGTCTTTCATCCTCCCCCTGGGTAGTCCAGGCATGCTCTCAGAGTCTGGCGGAGGGGAAAGCAAACAAACTCAATCACACTAGTGCTTTTCAGGCCTCTGTGCATCGCATTTGCTAATGTTGACCAAACCGAGTCTCATGGCTGAGCTCAGTCAGAGTGGAAGGATGCTACAAAGTTACACAGCAAAGGGGTGCGGACAAAGGGAGGGGTGAGGATTTGGGGCAGTCACCTATACCTTCCCTGTCCCCAAGATATGATATAATATGTATCAAGCATGGACCTCCCAGCCATTCTTGGGGACAAGGCGCCACTTTTTCCACCTGTTTCTAACAACAAAACTCAACGTACACCAGTGCCAATCATCTTGTTAAGGCAATCCTGACTTCCAGGGCTTGTTAAGGCAGTTAAGATTTCCAAATGCTTAGAGGcaaggagagaaaaacaaaacaaaaaccaaaacagttgcgatggagttgcttccaactcatggcaacccatgtgtgtcagagtagaactgtgctccataaggctttcgaTGGCTCCTTTTTCGGAAGTcaatcgctaggcctttcttccaaggtgcctcagagtggactcaaactcccaacctttctgttagcagcagagcgcattagccatttgtaccacccagggacaagagGAGAAATGAGGCTTGCAAACTTCTGGCCATAATCCAAAGTAGGAGGAGATGGGGGTTATTTACAGTTGAGAACTGCAGCCAGGGCGCAGAGTAATGAGTGATTAGTGTTGAGTTGGAGGATCCAGGAAGACTTCACAGAGGAGGTGGTTTTGGCTGAGCTTTGAAGGATGAAGAGGAGTTCTGCAGTCAAAGGTGAGGGACCAGCCTGAGCAAAGCAGAACACAACCCCCTTGGGGACTCAGCCATCCTCAGGCCTTTCACAGCAGCTTCCTCTTCCAGGAATGGCTTCCTGAAGAGTTTGTGGGGAGAATCTCTCAACTGGACACCCAGTCACCTGTTACCAAGATCAACGGTAAGAGGCACACCTGGAGTGCAGAGCTAACTCTTCTGACATTATGAGTGGTTTACACCAGCTCCATCCCCTACCTCCAGCCTCCCCACCCCCCTTTCTCAAAcacttttcctgctttttcttccCAGTCCACTATTTGGGTGAGCCAGGTAATGGATGTAGAGAGAGGACCCTGGGGGGCTGAGGACACAGGCCCTTGGCCCTGACCCTCTTTTCTGATCCCTCAGTGGCTGTAGACAAGCTGCCCAACTTCCTGGCTGCGCCCAACGCTCCTGGAGACCAGCCGCTGCCCCATCACCAGTGTTCCATCCACCTCAACTGTGAAGACACCTGCCTCCTCCATCAGGCCTTTGAAGATGCCATGGATGGCCTCCATTCCCACAGGTGCGTGGGTCAGTGGGCTTTTCCCCTGCTCACATGCCCTGGTCCCCAGGGTTGCCCTGACACAGCAGGGATGGGCCCCTTCTGCCTGATGTTACATATCCACACGGACTTAGCGTCTGCCTCAGCTCATTCCTCAATTCTAAGGATAGGAGATGCATCCCAGGCAACAAGCCTGTCATCAAGGCGGGTAGAGGGAAAGGTGGAGGGAAGTGTCACAGGTtccaggaagggaggaagaagagaatatGCTTTCTGGAGAGAAAAGGAGGGTCTGGAGGGCACATGCTCACCCCACTCTCTTGCACCATCGTCTCTCTGCTTTCTGCTAAGCTGCCTTCATGCAAAACTTCCCACTGCAGCTGCATTTCAGTCCTTCTGGGGACGGGCAGGGACGTTGCAGGACCATGCCTCTTTCCAGGTTGCCAGATGTCCTACAAACACTGGTTGAAAACCTCTTCAGTGCCAGGCTCTGCACTAGGTGTGAGTGGGTGAggctggggtgggagaggggcatgaAACACACAGGAAAGTCTATAGGACAGGCACACAAACATGTACAATGTAAGGTTAAGAAGATGTGTGCCCTGAGAGAAGAGCAGAGGGTAGAGTCCATTAATCGAACCATAAATGTTTATTGGGTCCTTGCTACGAGCCAGACAGAGTTCAGGGGCCTGGGCATAGAGCAGCAAGCAGTCAACAAGGCCTCTAGCCTAAGGCCACTGACCTTCACTGGAGGGAGACAAGACAATCAGTAAACATGTCAGGTGGTCAGGAAAGGCCTCTCTGAAATTAATGTTGAGCAGAGACATGAAGGGAAGCTAGAGGATAAGTCATGTGGGTAACCGGGGAAGAACATCCAGACAGAGGGCAGgtcaggtgcaaaggccctggggcaagTGTGTGCTTGCAGCATTGAAGGCATAGCAACAAGGCCAGAGTAGCTGGAGAGAGAGAAGCTGGGAGGGAGGATCAAGAGCAGCAGCTACTACATCCTGCCGGGCCTTGTCAGCAGCTCCTGGCTTTTACTCCAGGAAAGTTTGTGCAAAGCCTGACTTATATTTTAGAAGATCACCCAGCCACTGCCTGGGGAAAAAGTTTGGGCATCTATGGCAATTGGTTACTGGAAGGTGGTCGCTTGGACCGAGGTAGGAATGGTGGAAGACATGAAAAGTGACCAAATACTGggtatattttgaaggtaaagcAGACAAAATTTGCTACTGAACAGGAAgtgagcaaaagagaggaagacggAGTTTCCATTTTATTGAAAAGGGGACAAGTGTGTACGgaccagtggtgtcactagggttagTGTCACCCAATGCAGTAACTCACGGTGTCACCCCCCCATGAACCTCCTCCCACACCAGATTGTACAAAATCCTTAATAAAGCTTTTTGTCAATTTTAATCATAGGATAATAAGTGATATAGTTGTAAACTGCTTAAATGTGATATTTCTTGGGCTGCATGAATACCAACAACAGAATCGTTCTGTAAAATCTTCCTACACtgaattacaacattattagtaCCTGagtgggaactttttttttatttgtcctcCTTCTGTTCCTTTAATATTACTTCactctcaaaaaagttattgatataggttcacaaatactaattgccACAGTACTTTAGCTAAAACACTAGAAACTttaacaaaatcagcaactataaaaacacccaGCAGCAAAGAAAACAACAGCGCAAGCTTGACACTCATGCAGACAAAACCACGGGCTTCGAAGTGTCGTTGTAATTGGTAAcagtgacagctctgactggagcatGGTAGGTCGTTCAAAAAGTAAatgagcatagagttttagccttgtaggtatattgatacatgtaagctgggcttatcaaaaatgttattgttgttataactaactacattATAGTAAGTAATAAATGTCTTCTAAAACACTACACAAAAATCttatagtcattttggtgtcaccccctctgacagtgtcacgtggtacagcacacacacacacacgcacgcacgcccgcacacacacacgcacgcactcTGCTAGTGATGCCACCAGCATGGGAGAGCAGGCTTTAGTAGGTAACAAGCATTTGGGTTTGGACAAGTTATgtttgagatgcttcaca
This genomic window contains:
- the PYROXD2 gene encoding pyridine nucleotide-disulfide oxidoreductase domain-containing protein 2 isoform X4 codes for the protein MAASGRGLRRALRASPLPAWRQAHLGARGNLKPEYDAVVIGAGHNGLVAAAYLQRLGVNTVVFERRHVIGGAAVTEEIIPGFKFSRASYLLSLLRPQIYTDLELKKHGLKLHLRNPHSFTPMWEEGTEGKVPRSLLLGTDMAENQKQIAQFSQKDAQGHHELKPTQPQLTTKVYTIHLCCFLVFSPNAGHNLQNHRHVSLFNQKFPNLAEDRNHLESFAFFSCFSGGPSITHNLSDHPGRTQTLEPGVTAEAFPRYEEFMNRLVSAIDPLLDVAPVDVAAFQHGSLLKRLKSLFTLKPLLQAGLTLGAQLPQYYQVLTAPITKVLDQWFESEPLKATLATDAVIGAMTSPRTPGSGYVLLHHVMGSLEGMPGAWGYVQGGMGAISDAIANSATAHGANIFTEKTVAKVQVSSGGCVQGVVLQDGTEVRSKVVLSNASPQITFLKLTPQEWLPEEFVGRISQLDTQSPVTKINVAVDKLPNFLAAPNAPGDQPLPHHQCSIHLNCEDTCLLHQAFEDAMDGLHSHRTSFTAPCPWTSSTSPAPCPCTPATGAPSPACISVEVGPIPEEVSWEQLDGMQPM
- the PYROXD2 gene encoding pyridine nucleotide-disulfide oxidoreductase domain-containing protein 2 isoform X5, translated to MWEEGTEGKVPRSLLLGTDMAENQKQIAQFSQKDAQGHHELKPTQPQLTTKVYTIHLCCFLVFSPNAGHNLQNHRHVSLFNQKFPNLAEDRNHLESFAFFSCFSGGPSITHNLSDHPGRTQTLEPGVTAEAFPRYEEFMNRLVSAIDPLLDVAPVDVAAFQHGSLLKRLKSLFTLKPLLQAGLTLGAQLPQYYQVLTAPITKVLDQWFESEPLKATLATDAVIGAMTSPRTPGSGYVLLHHVMGSLEGMPGAWGYVQGGMGAISDAIANSATAHGANIFTEKTVAKVQVSSGGCVQGVVLQDGTEVRSKVVLSNASPQITFLKLTPQEWLPEEFVGRISQLDTQSPVTKINVAVDKLPNFLAAPNAPGDQPLPHHQCSIHLNCEDTCLLHQAFEDAMDGLHSHRPIIEFCIPSSLDPTLAPPGCHVVSLFTQYTPYTLAGGKGWEEQEKNAYADKVFDCIEAYAPGFKGSVVGRDILTPPDLERIFGLPGGNIFHCAMSLDQLYFARPLPLHSSYRSPVPGLYLCGSGAHPGGGVMGAAGRNAAHVVFGDLKSM
- the PYROXD2 gene encoding pyridine nucleotide-disulfide oxidoreductase domain-containing protein 2 isoform X6; its protein translation is MAASGRGLRRALRASPLPAWRQAHLGARGNLKPEYDAVVIGAETWTEAASSKPPLLHPHVGRGHRGQGAQVPSAGHRHGRKPEADRPVLTEGCPGGPSITHNLSDHPGRTQTLEPGVTAEAFPRYEEFMNRLVSAIDPLLDVAPVDVAAFQHGSLLKRLKSLFTLKPLLQAGLTLGAQLPQYYQVLTAPITKVLDQWFESEPLKATLATDAVIGAMTSPRTPGSGYVLLHHVMGSLEGMPGAWGYVQGGMGAISDAIANSATAHGANIFTEKTVAKVQVSSGGCVQGVVLQDGTEVRSKVVLSNASPQITFLKLTPQEWLPEEFVGRISQLDTQSPVTKINVAVDKLPNFLAAPNAPGDQPLPHHQCSIHLNCEDTCLLHQAFEDAMDGLHSHRPIIEFCIPSSLDPTLAPPGCHVVSLFTQYTPYTLAGGKGWEEQEKNAYADKVFDCIEAYAPGFKGSVVGRDILTPPDLERIFGLPGGNIFHCAMSLDQLYFARPLPLHSSYRSPVPGLYLCGSGAHPGGGVMGAAGRNAAHVVFGDLKSM